Proteins from a genomic interval of Rhodothermus marinus:
- a CDS encoding TonB-dependent receptor family protein — MRRVLFWLALGLNLWLQTTLAQERPLPRFRTQQDSLTVFQLPPVLVEATRGFTAPWGEALPLLTLERRPPEVQFRPALTLTETLHDLPGLWLNDRQNYALGERLLVRSAGWQAAFGVRGVQVVLDGIPLTMPDGQAVLDPVDPAFIRRAELLRGPAALFWGNGSAGALVLSTWPEPIRPGLRVRLLGGSYGLRRLGGEAVLRAGPHALAFHASHLEQEGYRAHSQTRLSRFGLQAGVRLDARSRLRVTLAGAWLDARHPGALTADELARDPRQASARYVATHAGKESRQGQLGATFVHRLPAGWLTFTTFALVRHLDNPLPFAYIRLQRQAAGMRTTWTQERGRWRTGLGLDVTLQDDDRQNFPNNNGRPGTPRLLDQRERVGELALFGLARYAFTPRLQALAGLRLSYLHFALTDYLLTNGDQSGRRTFSVWTPTLGLTYQIMPGTQLFATLGTAFESPTTTELVNRPDGRGGFNPELEPQYLYGIELGGRRRGSAVQADLTLFYQWVRGRIIPFQLEGDGRTFYRNAGRTRQYGIELWLQAQLTPALQARLAYTGARYRFEETELRDKRLPGLPEQHLALTLQYRRGPLWLETTGTAVGPCYADDANTVRVDGYVTLDVTLGLARSLLPGFDVQPFVSVQNVLDRRYVGSVVVNAGGGRYFEPAAGRSVRFGLNLSTP, encoded by the coding sequence ATGCGACGTGTTCTGTTCTGGCTCGCGCTGGGCCTGAATCTCTGGCTCCAGACTACCCTGGCGCAGGAGCGTCCGCTGCCGCGCTTCCGCACGCAGCAGGACAGCCTCACCGTCTTTCAGTTGCCGCCCGTGCTGGTCGAAGCCACGCGCGGGTTTACGGCCCCCTGGGGCGAGGCGCTTCCCCTGCTCACGCTGGAGCGCCGGCCGCCCGAGGTGCAATTCCGTCCGGCCCTGACGCTGACCGAAACGTTGCACGACCTGCCCGGCCTCTGGCTCAACGATCGCCAGAACTATGCGCTGGGCGAGCGGCTGCTCGTGCGCAGTGCCGGCTGGCAGGCCGCCTTCGGCGTGCGTGGCGTGCAGGTCGTGCTCGACGGCATTCCGCTGACCATGCCCGACGGGCAGGCGGTGCTCGACCCGGTCGATCCGGCTTTCATCCGCCGTGCCGAGCTGCTGCGCGGCCCGGCCGCGCTGTTCTGGGGCAACGGCAGCGCCGGGGCACTGGTGCTCTCGACCTGGCCCGAGCCGATCCGGCCCGGTCTGCGCGTTCGTCTGCTGGGAGGCAGCTACGGCCTGCGTCGTCTGGGCGGCGAGGCCGTGCTGCGCGCCGGTCCGCACGCGCTGGCCTTCCACGCCTCGCACCTGGAGCAGGAAGGCTACCGGGCCCATAGCCAGACCCGCCTGAGCCGTTTCGGCCTGCAGGCCGGTGTTCGGCTGGACGCCCGCTCGCGTCTGCGGGTCACGCTGGCCGGTGCCTGGCTGGATGCCCGGCATCCGGGCGCCCTGACGGCCGACGAACTGGCCCGCGATCCACGCCAGGCCAGTGCCCGCTACGTGGCCACCCATGCCGGCAAAGAAAGCCGGCAGGGCCAGCTCGGCGCGACCTTCGTCCACCGGTTGCCTGCAGGCTGGCTGACGTTCACCACCTTCGCGCTGGTGCGCCATCTGGACAACCCCCTGCCCTTTGCCTACATCCGCCTGCAACGCCAGGCCGCCGGAATGCGCACGACCTGGACGCAGGAGCGCGGCCGCTGGCGCACCGGCCTTGGACTCGACGTCACGCTGCAGGACGACGACCGCCAGAACTTCCCCAACAACAACGGTCGCCCCGGCACGCCGCGCCTGCTTGACCAGCGCGAGCGCGTCGGTGAACTGGCGCTCTTCGGTCTGGCGCGCTATGCCTTCACGCCGCGCCTGCAGGCGCTCGCCGGCCTGCGCCTGAGCTACCTGCACTTCGCCCTGACCGACTACCTGCTCACCAACGGCGACCAGTCCGGCCGCCGCACGTTCAGCGTCTGGACGCCCACGCTGGGACTGACCTACCAGATAATGCCCGGCACGCAGCTTTTTGCCACGCTGGGCACGGCCTTCGAGTCGCCCACCACGACCGAACTGGTCAACCGTCCGGACGGCCGGGGCGGCTTCAATCCCGAGCTGGAGCCGCAATATCTCTACGGCATCGAGCTGGGCGGACGTCGCCGGGGAAGTGCCGTCCAGGCCGATCTGACCCTGTTCTACCAGTGGGTACGCGGCCGCATCATCCCCTTCCAGCTCGAAGGCGATGGCCGCACCTTCTACCGCAACGCCGGCCGCACCCGCCAGTACGGGATCGAACTCTGGCTGCAGGCGCAGCTGACGCCGGCGCTGCAGGCACGGCTGGCCTACACGGGCGCCCGCTATCGGTTCGAGGAAACCGAGCTCCGGGACAAGCGCCTGCCCGGCCTGCCCGAACAGCACCTCGCGCTCACGCTGCAATACCGGAGAGGACCGCTCTGGCTGGAGACGACCGGCACGGCCGTGGGTCCCTGCTATGCCGACGATGCCAACACCGTGCGTGTGGATGGCTACGTCACGCTGGACGTCACGCTGGGACTGGCCCGCTCGCTGTTGCCCGGATTCGACGTGCAGCCGTTCGTCTCCGTGCAGAACGTGCTGGACCGGCGCTACGTGGGCTCCGTCGTGGTCAACGCGGGTGGCGGCCGCTATTTCGAACCCGCCGCCGGCCGCAGCGTTCGCTTCGGGCTGAACCTGAGCACCCCCTGA
- a CDS encoding IS4 family transposase has product MDTENPELDELSAWLVHELHDVALGDKRLERRLLTTGAQLAARPSGSINQACAAWADTKAAYRLFANAKTTAEKIRAPHYRRTRERARGHQLLFALQDTTYLNYTHHPATKGLGPIGTAQQKLSGLVMHTALLMSEQGLPLGLTSQAIWARPPKRPRRSAEARRKLPLEAKESAKWLKALRQSRAVVPPEAQLITIGDSESDLFALFDQARTLETELLVRAAQNRSVCEPEVGRLWEVMGRQAVCGQLQVLVPARKGKPKRQALVTVRFAPVSLKAPQHLRKTMGDMPLYAVLVQEEAPPRDVSSPLCWLLLTTVPVDSFADAVERIRWYGLRWQIEVYHKVLKSGCGVEKAQLASVERLLPYLALLSIIAWRLFWMTLLARHAPEAPCTLVLAAHEWQALYAFHHKTHQVPARPPTVGQVVLWIARLGGFLARKNDGPPGVTVLWRGWQRLSDIAAAWLAFHPS; this is encoded by the coding sequence ATGGATACGGAAAACCCTGAGCTTGATGAGCTGTCCGCCTGGCTTGTGCATGAGTTACACGACGTTGCGCTGGGCGATAAGCGTCTGGAGCGGCGACTGCTCACAACAGGCGCCCAACTGGCGGCCAGGCCTTCGGGATCGATCAATCAGGCCTGTGCCGCTTGGGCCGACACCAAGGCCGCCTACCGGCTCTTTGCGAATGCCAAAACGACCGCCGAAAAGATCCGCGCGCCCCATTATCGCCGCACGCGAGAACGCGCCCGGGGGCACCAACTGCTCTTTGCCCTTCAGGATACGACGTACCTGAACTATACCCATCACCCTGCGACGAAAGGCCTGGGGCCCATCGGCACCGCGCAGCAGAAGCTCTCGGGCCTGGTCATGCACACCGCGCTGCTCATGAGCGAGCAGGGTCTTCCGCTCGGATTGACCAGCCAGGCGATCTGGGCGCGTCCGCCTAAGCGCCCCCGGCGCAGCGCGGAAGCACGACGCAAGCTGCCGCTCGAAGCCAAAGAAAGCGCCAAGTGGCTCAAGGCCCTGCGCCAGAGCCGGGCCGTTGTTCCCCCCGAGGCGCAGCTTATCACCATCGGCGACAGCGAGTCGGACCTTTTTGCGCTGTTTGACCAAGCCCGCACCCTGGAGACCGAGCTGCTGGTGCGGGCCGCCCAGAACCGTTCGGTCTGTGAGCCTGAAGTGGGGCGGCTCTGGGAGGTGATGGGCCGGCAGGCGGTGTGCGGTCAGCTGCAGGTGCTTGTCCCGGCCCGCAAAGGGAAGCCGAAACGCCAGGCCCTGGTCACGGTGCGCTTTGCGCCTGTGAGCTTGAAAGCCCCCCAGCACCTGCGCAAAACGATGGGCGACATGCCGCTCTATGCGGTGCTGGTGCAAGAGGAGGCTCCGCCCCGGGATGTCAGCTCCCCTTTGTGCTGGCTTCTTTTGACCACGGTGCCCGTAGATAGTTTTGCCGACGCCGTGGAGCGGATCCGGTGGTACGGCCTGCGCTGGCAGATTGAAGTCTATCACAAGGTGCTCAAATCGGGATGCGGTGTGGAGAAAGCTCAGTTGGCCAGTGTGGAGCGTTTGTTGCCCTATCTGGCCCTTTTGAGCATCATCGCCTGGCGTCTTTTTTGGATGACGCTGCTGGCGCGTCATGCGCCGGAGGCGCCCTGCACGCTGGTTTTGGCCGCACATGAGTGGCAGGCCCTGTATGCCTTCCACCACAAGACCCACCAGGTGCCGGCCCGGCCGCCCACGGTGGGTCAGGTGGTCTTATGGATTGCGCGGCTGGGCGGCTTTTTAGCTCGCAAAAACGATGGTCCTCCGGGTGTCACGGTGCTCTGGCGTGGCTGGCAACGTCTCAGCGATATTGCCGCCGCCTGGCTTGCCTTTCACCCCTCCTGA
- a CDS encoding NADP-dependent isocitrate dehydrogenase translates to MSQPQEKYRVTIAYGDGIGPEIMRATLAVLEAAGAPLEYDVIEIGEKVYRQGITSGIPDEAWEVLRRNRVFLKAPITTPQGGGYKSLNVTIRKALGLFANIRPTKSLHPYVETPYPDIDLVIVRENEEDLYAAIEHRQTTEVVQALKLVTRPGSEGIIRYAFEYARAYGRRKVTCMSKDNILKLTDGLFHKIFDEIAAEYPDIESEHRIIDIGAALVAARPETLDVIVTLNLYGDILSDIAAQVAGSVGLGGSANVGTHAAMFEAIHGSAPDIAGKDIANPSGLLNAAVMMLVHLGLADIAARIENAWLRTIEDGIHTADIYRPGKSKKKVGTQAFAEAVIARLGQEPQHLKPVHFRKPGVAVEIRPTPRQPKQLVGVDVFIDWDEAGRDPNVLGRKLEALAGDAFRLRVITNRGVKVYPGGLPETFCTDHWRCRFVAAEEGGTVTPAQILELLRRIHEAGLEFIKTEHLYTFDGQRGFSLAQAE, encoded by the coding sequence ATGAGCCAGCCACAGGAAAAATACCGGGTCACGATTGCCTACGGAGACGGGATCGGTCCGGAAATCATGCGGGCCACGCTGGCCGTGCTCGAAGCGGCCGGCGCTCCGCTGGAATACGACGTCATTGAAATCGGTGAAAAGGTCTATCGCCAGGGCATTACGTCCGGCATCCCGGACGAAGCCTGGGAGGTGTTGCGCCGCAACCGGGTCTTCCTGAAGGCGCCGATCACCACGCCGCAGGGTGGCGGCTACAAGAGCCTGAACGTGACGATCCGCAAGGCGCTGGGGCTTTTTGCCAACATCCGTCCCACCAAGTCGCTGCACCCTTACGTCGAGACGCCCTACCCCGACATCGACCTGGTGATCGTCCGCGAAAACGAAGAGGACCTGTACGCGGCCATCGAGCACCGACAGACCACCGAGGTGGTGCAGGCGCTCAAGCTGGTCACGCGCCCGGGCAGCGAGGGGATCATCCGCTACGCCTTCGAATATGCTCGCGCCTACGGCCGTCGGAAGGTCACCTGCATGTCGAAGGACAACATCCTGAAGCTGACCGACGGCCTGTTCCACAAAATCTTCGATGAGATTGCCGCCGAGTATCCGGACATTGAATCCGAGCACCGCATCATCGACATCGGCGCGGCGCTTGTGGCCGCCCGACCGGAAACGCTCGACGTGATCGTCACGCTGAACCTGTACGGCGACATTCTGTCGGACATCGCCGCGCAGGTAGCCGGATCAGTGGGACTGGGCGGTTCGGCCAACGTGGGTACGCACGCGGCCATGTTTGAGGCCATCCACGGCTCGGCGCCCGACATTGCCGGCAAGGACATCGCCAACCCGTCCGGCCTGCTCAACGCCGCCGTCATGATGCTCGTGCATCTGGGGCTGGCCGACATCGCCGCCCGGATCGAAAACGCCTGGCTGCGCACGATCGAGGACGGCATCCACACGGCCGACATCTACCGTCCGGGCAAAAGCAAAAAGAAAGTCGGCACCCAGGCCTTCGCCGAGGCTGTCATCGCCCGGCTGGGTCAGGAGCCGCAGCATCTGAAGCCGGTGCACTTCCGCAAGCCGGGCGTTGCCGTGGAGATTCGGCCTACGCCACGTCAGCCCAAGCAGCTCGTGGGCGTGGATGTGTTCATCGACTGGGACGAGGCCGGACGTGATCCGAACGTGCTGGGGCGAAAGCTCGAAGCCCTGGCCGGCGACGCCTTCCGCCTGCGCGTGATCACCAACCGGGGCGTGAAGGTCTATCCCGGCGGCCTGCCCGAGACGTTCTGCACGGATCACTGGCGCTGCCGCTTCGTGGCGGCCGAAGAAGGCGGCACGGTCACGCCTGCACAGATTCTGGAGCTGCTGCGCCGCATTCACGAAGCCGGCCTGGAGTTCATCAAGACCGAGCACCTGTACACGTTCGACGGGCAGCGCGGCTTTTCGCTGGCCCAGGCGGAGTGA
- a CDS encoding type II toxin-antitoxin system HicB family antitoxin: MLRYHVPVNQRSHITNELRKKKRKQKHQGRTFTVIIERDAAGYYVASVPELRGCHTQARSLDTLMKRIREAIELCLEVEEEMEPTGGEFVGVQQIRI; encoded by the coding sequence ATGTTGCGCTATCATGTTCCAGTAAATCAGCGATCACATATTACCAATGAGCTCCGAAAAAAAAAACGCAAGCAGAAACATCAGGGCCGCACGTTTACCGTAATCATCGAGCGCGACGCCGCAGGCTATTACGTGGCCAGCGTCCCCGAACTGCGCGGCTGCCACACCCAGGCCAGATCGCTGGATACCCTGATGAAGCGCATTCGAGAAGCCATCGAGTTGTGCCTGGAAGTCGAGGAAGAAATGGAACCGACCGGTGGTGAATTTGTCGGCGTCCAGCAGATCCGGATATGA
- a CDS encoding NUDIX hydrolase: MGKKQKVQAGVLPVRQQNGRIEVLLITSRTVGRWILPKGNVKRHQTPIEAARQEAYEEAGIRGRIDPELLGRYLHGRPGDQRWVEVYLMTVEEELDDWPERHERTRRWMPLDEARQVVYEDGLRALLDRLPDELARRRQGRKLSPRASRLLVVLVLLASLALAFGGTYYLARLLARPEVQQRLQELERQENPAPSPDSVRF, encoded by the coding sequence ATGGGCAAGAAGCAAAAAGTGCAGGCGGGCGTCCTGCCCGTGCGCCAGCAGAACGGTCGGATCGAAGTGCTGCTGATCACCTCGCGCACGGTGGGCCGCTGGATCCTGCCCAAGGGCAACGTCAAACGACACCAGACGCCCATCGAAGCGGCCCGCCAGGAAGCCTATGAGGAGGCCGGCATCCGCGGACGCATCGACCCGGAGCTGCTGGGCCGCTACCTGCACGGCCGCCCCGGCGATCAGCGCTGGGTGGAAGTCTATCTGATGACGGTCGAAGAAGAACTGGACGACTGGCCCGAGCGGCACGAGCGCACCCGGCGCTGGATGCCGCTGGACGAAGCCCGGCAGGTCGTCTATGAAGACGGACTCCGGGCGCTGCTCGACCGCCTGCCCGACGAGCTGGCACGCCGCCGTCAGGGACGCAAGCTGAGCCCCCGAGCCTCGCGCCTGCTGGTGGTGCTGGTGCTGCTGGCCTCGCTGGCACTGGCCTTCGGCGGTACGTACTATCTGGCGCGGTTGCTTGCCCGCCCCGAAGTCCAGCAACGCCTGCAGGAACTGGAACGCCAGGAGAATCCCGCTCCTTCGCCCGACTCCGTTCGTTTTTAA
- the gyrA gene encoding DNA gyrase subunit A, with translation MEAEKPRIIPVNIEEEMKSSYIDYSMSVIVGRALPDVRDGLKPVHRRVLYGMYELGLTSSAPYKKSARIVGEVLGKYHPHGDAAVYDTMVRMAQDFAMRYPLVDGQGNFGSIDGDSPAAMRYTEARLTRLAEEMLRDIDKDTVDFQDNFDGSLKEPVVLPAALPNLIVNGADGIAVGMATKIPPHNLGEAVDALVAMIDNPDISLDELLKHLPAPDFPTGGIIYGYSGVREAYATGRGRILIRARIHEEEIRPGRMALVITEIPYQVNKSSLIEKIAHLVRERRIDGITDIRDESDREGLRVVLELRKDAVPLVIQNQLYKYTPCQQTFGVNMVALVNGRPRTLTLKELMRHYLDHRHEVVTRRTRFELRKAEERAHILEGLKIALDHLDLVINIIRYSADPDEARQRLMEGVLPERLTPEQRERLGLPVEQTSHFTLTEAQANAILALRLSRLTGLERQKLEEEYRALLQEIERLRSILASEPLRWQIIREELLELKQKYADARRTEIDYAGGGDFAIEDLIEDEQVVVTLSHQGLIKRTPAHIYRQQGRGGVGMKASGMREDDYIEHLFACKNHDYLLFFTDHGRCYWLRVYDIPEGSRTSLGRSIRNLIQIAPDDRVRTVLNIRKEDFENPEFLRTHYVLMATRQGLVKKTELEAFSRPRADGIIAIAFAEGDELIEAVLTDGRAHVLLASSGGRVVRFDEADVRPMGRNTRGVRGIALEPGEQVVGMVAVAPEASPCILSISANGYGKRTPLEEYPVHRRGGKGVWTMKITPRTGRLIAIKAVQDTDDLMIITQNGLMIRIHVADISRMGRHTQGVRLIQLKPGDAIADVTRLVTEAQEDEAAAAPAIV, from the coding sequence ATGGAAGCAGAAAAACCTCGCATTATTCCTGTCAATATTGAGGAGGAAATGAAATCCTCCTACATCGACTATTCCATGTCGGTGATTGTGGGCCGGGCGTTGCCGGACGTACGCGACGGGCTCAAGCCGGTTCATCGCCGCGTGCTCTACGGCATGTACGAACTCGGCCTGACCTCCAGCGCCCCTTACAAGAAAAGCGCCCGTATCGTCGGCGAGGTGCTCGGTAAGTACCACCCGCACGGCGACGCGGCCGTCTACGACACGATGGTGCGCATGGCGCAGGACTTCGCCATGCGCTATCCGCTGGTCGATGGCCAGGGCAACTTCGGCTCGATCGACGGCGACAGTCCCGCCGCCATGCGCTACACGGAAGCACGGCTGACGCGCCTGGCCGAGGAAATGCTGCGGGACATCGACAAGGACACCGTCGATTTTCAGGATAACTTCGACGGCTCGCTGAAAGAGCCCGTCGTGCTGCCGGCCGCCCTGCCCAACCTGATCGTCAACGGCGCCGACGGCATCGCCGTGGGCATGGCGACCAAGATCCCACCGCACAACCTGGGCGAGGCCGTCGATGCGCTCGTGGCCATGATCGACAACCCGGACATCTCGCTGGACGAGCTGCTGAAGCATCTTCCGGCACCGGACTTCCCCACGGGCGGCATCATCTACGGCTACAGCGGCGTCAGGGAAGCCTACGCCACCGGCCGCGGCCGCATCCTGATCCGCGCACGCATCCACGAAGAGGAGATCCGGCCCGGCCGCATGGCGCTCGTCATCACGGAAATCCCCTATCAGGTCAACAAAAGCAGCCTGATTGAGAAGATCGCGCATCTGGTGCGGGAGCGCCGCATCGACGGCATCACGGACATCCGGGACGAAAGCGACCGCGAAGGCCTGCGCGTCGTGCTGGAGCTGCGCAAAGATGCCGTGCCGCTGGTGATTCAGAACCAGCTCTACAAGTACACGCCCTGCCAGCAGACCTTCGGCGTGAACATGGTGGCGCTGGTGAACGGCCGCCCGCGCACGCTCACGCTCAAAGAACTGATGCGCCATTACCTGGATCACCGGCACGAGGTCGTAACGCGGCGCACCCGCTTCGAGCTGCGCAAGGCCGAGGAGCGCGCCCACATCCTGGAAGGGCTCAAGATCGCGCTCGATCACCTCGACCTCGTCATCAACATCATCCGCTATTCGGCCGACCCGGACGAAGCGCGCCAGCGCCTCATGGAAGGCGTACTGCCTGAACGGCTCACGCCGGAGCAGCGCGAGCGGCTGGGGTTGCCCGTCGAACAGACCTCGCATTTCACGCTCACCGAGGCGCAGGCCAACGCGATCCTCGCCCTGCGGCTGAGTCGCCTGACTGGCCTCGAACGCCAGAAACTCGAAGAAGAATACCGGGCGCTGCTGCAGGAAATCGAGCGCCTGCGCAGCATCCTGGCCAGCGAGCCGCTGCGCTGGCAGATCATCCGGGAAGAGCTGCTCGAGCTGAAGCAGAAGTACGCCGACGCACGGCGTACGGAGATCGACTATGCGGGCGGCGGCGACTTTGCCATCGAGGACCTGATCGAAGACGAGCAGGTGGTGGTCACGCTGTCGCACCAGGGCCTGATCAAACGCACGCCGGCGCACATCTACCGGCAGCAGGGCCGCGGTGGCGTGGGCATGAAGGCCAGCGGCATGCGGGAAGATGACTACATCGAGCACCTGTTCGCCTGCAAGAACCACGACTATCTGCTCTTTTTCACGGACCACGGCCGTTGCTACTGGCTGCGCGTCTACGACATCCCGGAGGGTAGCCGCACCAGCCTCGGCCGCTCCATCCGCAACCTGATCCAGATCGCGCCCGACGATCGCGTGCGCACCGTGCTGAACATCCGCAAGGAAGACTTCGAAAATCCGGAATTCCTGCGCACGCACTACGTGCTGATGGCCACGCGCCAGGGCCTGGTCAAGAAAACGGAACTGGAAGCCTTCAGCCGTCCGCGGGCCGACGGCATCATCGCCATCGCCTTTGCCGAAGGCGACGAGCTGATCGAAGCGGTGCTGACCGACGGCCGGGCGCACGTGCTGCTGGCCTCTTCGGGCGGGCGCGTTGTGCGCTTCGACGAAGCGGACGTGCGGCCGATGGGCCGCAACACGCGCGGCGTGCGGGGCATTGCGCTGGAGCCCGGCGAGCAGGTCGTGGGCATGGTGGCCGTCGCCCCTGAAGCCTCGCCCTGCATCCTTTCGATCAGCGCCAACGGCTACGGCAAGCGCACCCCGCTGGAAGAGTATCCCGTCCACCGGCGCGGTGGCAAGGGCGTCTGGACCATGAAGATCACGCCGCGCACGGGCCGACTCATCGCCATCAAGGCCGTGCAGGACACCGACGATCTGATGATCATCACCCAGAACGGCCTGATGATCCGCATCCACGTGGCCGACATCAGCCGCATGGGCCGGCACACCCAGGGCGTCCGGCTGATCCAGCTCAAGCCCGGCGACGCCATTGCCGACGTGACACGCCTGGTCACCGAAGCCCAGGAAGACGAAGCGGCCGCCGCACCGGCCATCGTCTGA
- a CDS encoding SpoIID/LytB domain-containing protein: MLRRLPILLLLIGVVRTPAAQPVDTLRVQLFTGFQPDVLAVESTTAARIYAEDFARPLLRLPAGAMLLVDRRGNELRLRTSEGTIFARWIRIYPEEGGHLRLTARRPGQTSGPFTYPGWIQIAPDPSGLQVLNHVALEDYVAGVLAREHHFDDLESTKALSVAIRTYTLRRLQTSDTLLDHAAHQMYEGIDRVTPLIREAVEQTRGEVLTYQGELIEAVYFAASGGHTANNEDVWDGVPLPYLRGRPDPYDRNAPFQHWEASVPRQRLLEILSQKYGTRITGFRIGTHSPDGRVATIELLRERGDPLTIRANEFRLLVNAHFGRHTLRSTYFTARRQGDTYHFEGKGFGHGVGLSQYGALEMSRQGYSYRDILAFYYPGTELHLYEAGPLLAAGSSSEAPDDFSPPPARTPAASPEVTTPAASGATRPVVAVGWSATPTRTVERPTRHRIGW; encoded by the coding sequence ATGCTACGACGCCTCCCCATCCTGCTGCTTCTGATCGGCGTGGTGCGGACGCCGGCCGCCCAACCGGTCGATACGCTTCGTGTGCAACTGTTCACCGGGTTTCAGCCCGACGTACTGGCCGTCGAGTCCACCACCGCGGCCCGGATCTATGCGGAAGATTTCGCGCGCCCCCTGCTGCGTCTGCCCGCCGGCGCCATGCTGCTGGTGGATCGCCGGGGCAACGAGCTACGCCTGCGCACGTCTGAGGGGACGATCTTTGCCCGCTGGATCCGCATCTACCCGGAGGAAGGCGGGCACCTGCGCCTGACCGCCCGACGCCCTGGCCAGACGTCCGGCCCGTTCACCTACCCCGGCTGGATCCAGATTGCCCCCGATCCTTCCGGCCTGCAGGTCCTCAATCACGTCGCCCTCGAAGACTACGTGGCGGGCGTGCTGGCCCGCGAGCACCACTTCGACGACCTGGAAAGCACCAAGGCGCTGTCCGTGGCCATCCGTACCTACACGCTGCGTCGCCTGCAGACGAGCGACACGCTGCTGGATCACGCCGCCCACCAGATGTACGAGGGGATCGATCGGGTCACGCCCCTTATCCGCGAGGCCGTCGAGCAGACGCGCGGTGAGGTGCTGACCTATCAGGGGGAATTGATCGAAGCGGTCTATTTTGCCGCCAGCGGCGGCCACACCGCCAACAACGAAGACGTGTGGGACGGGGTACCGCTCCCCTACCTGCGCGGGCGGCCGGATCCGTATGACCGCAACGCCCCCTTTCAACACTGGGAGGCTTCCGTCCCCCGACAGCGCCTGCTGGAAATCCTTTCGCAGAAATATGGTACCCGCATCACCGGTTTTCGCATCGGCACGCACAGCCCGGACGGCCGCGTGGCCACGATCGAACTGCTCCGCGAGCGGGGCGATCCGCTGACGATCCGCGCCAACGAGTTCCGGTTGCTGGTCAACGCGCACTTCGGTCGCCATACGCTGCGCAGCACCTACTTCACAGCCCGACGCCAGGGCGATACCTATCATTTCGAAGGCAAAGGCTTCGGGCACGGCGTGGGGCTCAGTCAGTACGGCGCGCTCGAAATGTCCCGTCAGGGTTATTCGTACCGGGATATTCTGGCCTTTTATTACCCGGGCACCGAACTGCACCTTTACGAAGCCGGGCCTCTGCTGGCCGCCGGTTCGTCTTCGGAGGCGCCCGACGACTTCTCGCCTCCACCGGCCCGCACGCCTGCCGCTTCACCTGAGGTGACCACTCCGGCCGCTTCAGGCGCAACGCGCCCCGTGGTCGCGGTCGGCTGGAGCGCTACCCCCACTCGGACGGTCGAACGTCCCACCCGTCACCGGATCGGCTGGTAG
- a CDS encoding glycerophosphodiester phosphodiesterase family protein, with amino-acid sequence METGFTETRVPPDILGHRGARGLRPENTWPAFARAIELGVDALEMDVVIAGDGTVVVSHEPWFSATLCREPSGRPVRPFRRYNLYRMTYAEIARFDCGSRRHPRFPQQEPVPAPKPRLEDVLRRAEVYAAELGRPPVRYSIEIKSRPEWEGKYQPDPETFVRRVQAVVAACGVTARTTLMSFDVRVLQVARRLFPELALSLLVEHHDRRPLADQLARLGFVPEVYGPDYRLITAKLVAEVHARGMRLIPWTVNRVRDMQRLLRLGVDGLITDYPDRALALLREA; translated from the coding sequence ATGGAGACAGGCTTCACAGAGACGCGGGTGCCGCCGGACATTCTGGGGCACCGAGGAGCCAGGGGATTGCGCCCGGAGAACACCTGGCCGGCTTTTGCCCGGGCCATTGAGCTGGGGGTGGATGCGCTGGAGATGGATGTGGTGATTGCGGGCGACGGCACGGTGGTCGTATCGCACGAGCCCTGGTTTTCCGCCACGCTGTGCCGGGAGCCGTCCGGCCGTCCCGTGCGACCGTTCCGGCGCTACAACCTGTACCGGATGACCTACGCGGAGATCGCCCGCTTTGACTGCGGCAGCCGTCGGCATCCGCGTTTTCCGCAGCAGGAGCCGGTGCCCGCTCCCAAACCCCGGCTGGAAGATGTGCTGCGGCGGGCCGAGGTGTACGCGGCCGAACTGGGCCGCCCACCGGTGCGCTACAGCATCGAGATCAAGTCGCGGCCGGAGTGGGAGGGGAAGTATCAGCCCGATCCGGAGACGTTCGTGCGGCGGGTGCAGGCCGTCGTGGCAGCCTGCGGCGTGACGGCGCGAACCACCCTGATGTCGTTCGACGTGCGCGTGCTGCAGGTGGCGCGGCGACTGTTTCCGGAGCTGGCGCTGTCGCTGCTGGTGGAGCACCACGATCGCCGGCCGCTGGCAGACCAGCTGGCGCGGCTGGGGTTCGTGCCGGAGGTGTACGGCCCCGACTATCGCCTGATCACGGCAAAGCTGGTGGCCGAGGTCCACGCCCGCGGCATGCGCCTGATTCCCTGGACCGTCAACCGCGTGCGCGACATGCAGCGCCTTTTGCGTCTGGGCGTGGACGGCCTGATCACGGACTATCCGGACCGCGCCCTCGCTTTGCTGCGCGAAGCATAA